From Coffea arabica cultivar ET-39 chromosome 9c, Coffea Arabica ET-39 HiFi, whole genome shotgun sequence, one genomic window encodes:
- the LOC113708236 gene encoding uncharacterized protein, whose amino-acid sequence MCVGCGEDIETIEHMLFYCPAAQVVWKLAPVKWEGIAELQCNFWRWWDAVMQSAREVQGLDRIQLTVNILWQVWKARNKMTFQTERVDAKLIVDKAQREWLEYEAENETTGQSDTTSGENGQSQQKWEPPKEGVIRINIDAALSAKMVRTGFGIIARNWRGEIVKAKGITARRRGEATTEEALAIRCALEMARSTGWTTIEVQSDCKYVVNLINSGNV is encoded by the coding sequence ATGTGTGTAGGCTGTGGGGAGGATATTGAAACGATCGAGCATATGCTATTCTACTGCCCAGCTGCTCAAGTGGTATGGAAGCTTGCTCCAGTGAAGTGGGAAGGGATAGCCGAGTTGCAATGCAACTTTTGGAGATGGTGGGACGCTGTGATGCAATCAGCAAGGGAGGTGCAAGGCTTGGATAGAATTCAGCTCACGGTGAACATATTGTGGCAAGTTTGGAAAGCTAGAAACAAAATGACCTTCCAGACTGAGAGGGTGGATGCAAAACTGATTGTTGATAAAGCACAGAGAGAATGGCTCGAGTATGAAGCTGAAAATGAAACCACTGGACAGTCAGATACAACTTCAGGAGAGAATGGTCAGTCACAACAAAAATGGGAACCACCTAAAGAAGGAGTCATAAGGATTAACATAGATGCGGCACTCTCAGCTAAGATGGTCCGGACAGGCTTTGGGATAATTGCAAGGAATTGGCGTGGAGAGATAGTGAAAGCAAAAGGCATCACGGCGAGGAGGAGAGGTGAAGCAACAACAGAGGAAGCATTGGCAATAAGATGTGCACTGGAAATGGCCAGATCTACAGGGTGGACTACAATAGAGGTCCAATCCGACTGTAAATATGTGGTGAACCTAATCAACTCAGGCAATGTGTAG